A window of Gemmatimonadaceae bacterium genomic DNA:
CGCCTTTGAGCAGCGGATAGTGCGTGCAGCCGAGAACCACCGTATCGACGTCCTCGCGAAGCAGCGGTGCAAGGTATTCCTCGGCGACGAGCCGCGTCGCCTCGTGATTCACCCATCCCTCTTCAACTAGTGGAACGAAGAGCGGGCAGGCACGCGCGGTGACCCGGAGTGACGGCTGGATGGCGCGCAATGCCCGCTCGTACGCACCCGACTTGATCGTGCCCGTCGTACCGATCACGCCAACATGGCCGTTGCGCGTCGCCTCGACCGCAGCCCTCGCGCCTGGCTCGATGACCCCGATCACTGGCATCGTCAGGGTTTCACGCAGCGTCGGGAGCGCGTGCGCTGTCGCCGTGTTACAAGCGACGACGACCATCTTCACTCCCTGATCGACGAGAAACGCGGCGATCTCGCGGCTATATCGCCTAACGGTTTCCGGGCTCTTGGGGCCATAGGGGACACGCGCCGTGTCGCCGAAGTAGGTGACGCTCTCGTGAGGCAGCTGCTGCATCACGGCGTGCGCAACCGTCAAACCGCCGATACC
This region includes:
- the murI gene encoding glutamate racemase — translated: MRRESPVGVFDSGIGGLTVAHAVMQQLPHESVTYFGDTARVPYGPKSPETVRRYSREIAAFLVDQGVKMVVVACNTATAHALPTLRETLTMPVIGVIEPGARAAVEATRNGHVGVIGTTGTIKSGAYERALRAIQPSLRVTARACPLFVPLVEEGWVNHEATRLVAEEYLAPLLREDVDTVVLGCTHYPLLKGVIGDVLGSSVRLIDSAAETARETSSVLGTSHIAASAEAEPSHRFIASDDPLMFLQLGQRFLGGAIESVEVKTLG